In one window of Branchiostoma lanceolatum isolate klBraLanc5 chromosome 15, klBraLanc5.hap2, whole genome shotgun sequence DNA:
- the LOC136421258 gene encoding uncharacterized protein: protein MALVGVVPYGSLFIDASWRDILSGIRDCTVSSPDRQLNTRRLQKIWTTAQNPNHVLPCLSVRTGLDLFLTVKKFPPGSEIIMSAINIPDMARVVRHHGVRVIPIDVHVETLSPKVELLEGLITERTVAVLVAHLYGKWFDMGEVIDIARRHGLYVLEDCAEGFCGFEYIGNPRSDISFFSFGVIKPSTAFGGSILKIKDSKLFSAMNEAYSLYPTQSPLEYLKKLLKYSVATVGLNWPFLTGYGVFVVQNVLGIDHQKMWISLLRGFPDQFFQKIRQQPSAGLLSLLVHRCIGFRQKSFQVGVDKGRNADMLLKNPSMMKVGDKADNRNYWLFPILVEKPDEVIDSLCKKGINAYRGATQLNVIEPPSETSHQLSEQLTHYPEEARFIIDHVVYLPIHKRVPYYYIERVCKGLEEVLQKHGTVFQKPCFERPLVVLNGKPAPKLPSKL from the exons ATGCCTCATGGCGAGATATCCTGTCCGGCATCAGGGACTGTACTGTCTCCTCACCAGACCGACAGCTGAACACACGCCGTCTCCAGAAGATATGGACGACCGCACAGAACCCAAACCACGTCCTGCCTTGCCTCTCCGTCCGCACCGGACTCGACCTGTTTCTTACGGTCAAGAAGTTTCCGCCGGGCTCAGAAATCATCATGTCCGCTATCAACATTCCCGACATGGCCCGCGTCGTCAGACACCACGGTGTACGGGTCATTCCCATAGACGTCCACGTAGAGACCCTCTCCCCGAAAGTCGAACTTCTGGAAGGTCTCATCACAGAGAGAACTGTAGCTGTACTTGTAGCGCACCTGTATGGGAAGTGGTTTGACATGGGTGAAGTGATCGACATAGCGAGAAGGCATGGTCTATACGTACTCGAAGATTGCGCCGAGGGCTTCTGCGGATTTGAGTACATTGGAAATCCACGTTCGGATATTTCGTTCTTTAGTTTCGGTGTTATCAAGCCCTCAACTGCTTTTGGCGGATCTATTCTGAAAATCAAAGACAGCAAGCTGTTTTCAGCAATGAACGAAGCTTATTCGCTGTACCCAACCCAGTCACCGTTGGAGTATTTAAAAAAGCTGCTCAAGTATTCGGTCGCTACGGTTGGTCTGAACTGGCCGTTTCTGACGGGTTACGGCGTCTTTGTTGTGCAGAATGTTCTAGGCATCGACCACCAGAAGATGTGGATTTCCCTGCTGAGGGGTTTCCCCGACCAGTTTTTTCAGAAGATCCGTCAGCAGCCGAGTGCTGGACTGCTATCTTTGCTGGTCCATAG ATGTATAGGATTCCGCCAGAAGTCGTTTCAAGTCGGAGTGGATAAAGGACGCAATGCGGACATGCTGCTAAAGAACCCATCCATGATGAAAGTAGGCGACAAGGCAGACAACAGGAACTACTGGCTTTTCCCAATACTCGTG GAGAAGCCTGATGAAGTTATTGACTCGCTCTGTAAGAAGGGAATCAACGCGTACCGCGGTGCCACGCAGCTAAACGTCATCGAACCTCCCTCAGAGACATCGCACCAGCTCAGCGAACAACTCACACACTACCCAGAAGAAGCCAGGTTTATCATCGACCATGTTGTGTACTTACCTATCCACAAAAGGGTTCCTTACTACTACATTGAACGGGTTTGTAAAGGTTTAGAGGAGGTGCTGCAAAAACATGGCACTGTCTTTCAGAAGCCCTGCTTTGAACGTCCCCTTGTTGTGTTGAATGGGAAACCTGCACCAAAGCTGCCTTCAAAACTTTAA